One Nostocoides sp. HKS02 genomic window carries:
- the lpdA gene encoding dihydrolipoyl dehydrogenase, whose translation MSAEAESTTFDVVILGGGSGGYACAFRAAELGLRVALVEKNKLGGTCLHAGCIPTKALLHAAEVADTAREGERFGVKSTFESVDMSGVNAYKDGVVARLYKGLQGLAKAHQIELVEGAGRLVDRSTVEVDGRRITGRHVVLATGSYAKSLPGLDIGGRIMTSEQALSIDFVPPRVVVLGGGVIGVEFASVFRSFGSEVTVVEALPRLVAAEDEAVSKQLERAFRKRKITVKTGVRFTGATQSGDTVSVSLEGGESVEADLLLVAVGRGPVTEGLGYAEAGVTLERGFVVTDERLRTGVEGVYAVGDIVPGLQLAHRGFAQGIFVAEEIAGLAPAVIEESGIPRVTYCDPEIASVGLTEAQATEKFGEVDTYEYNLGGNGKSQILQTQGFVKLVREKDGPVVGVHMIGARMGEQVGEAQLIYNWEALPSDVAALIHAHPTQNESLGEAHLALAGKPLHAHN comes from the coding sequence ATGTCGGCTGAGGCCGAGAGCACCACCTTCGACGTAGTGATCCTCGGCGGGGGCAGCGGCGGCTACGCCTGCGCGTTCCGCGCGGCCGAGCTCGGCCTGCGCGTCGCCCTCGTGGAGAAGAACAAGCTCGGAGGCACCTGCCTGCACGCCGGGTGCATCCCGACGAAGGCCCTGCTGCACGCGGCCGAGGTCGCCGACACCGCCCGCGAGGGCGAGCGCTTCGGCGTGAAGTCGACCTTCGAGTCGGTCGACATGTCGGGGGTGAACGCCTACAAGGACGGCGTCGTCGCGCGGCTCTACAAGGGTCTCCAAGGCTTGGCCAAAGCCCATCAGATCGAGCTCGTCGAGGGCGCCGGGCGCCTGGTCGACCGCTCCACCGTCGAGGTCGACGGGCGCCGGATCACCGGCCGCCACGTCGTGCTCGCCACCGGCTCCTACGCCAAGTCCCTGCCGGGCCTGGACATCGGCGGCCGGATCATGACCAGCGAGCAGGCCTTGTCGATCGACTTCGTGCCGCCCCGGGTCGTCGTGCTCGGGGGCGGCGTCATCGGCGTCGAGTTCGCGTCGGTGTTCCGCTCGTTCGGCTCCGAGGTCACCGTCGTCGAGGCGTTGCCGCGGCTGGTCGCAGCCGAGGACGAGGCCGTCTCCAAGCAGCTGGAGCGCGCGTTCCGCAAGCGCAAGATCACGGTCAAGACCGGCGTCAGGTTCACCGGTGCCACGCAGAGCGGCGACACCGTGAGCGTCTCGCTCGAGGGCGGTGAGTCGGTCGAGGCAGACCTGCTCCTCGTGGCCGTGGGCCGTGGCCCGGTCACCGAGGGCCTGGGGTATGCCGAGGCAGGCGTCACGCTCGAGCGTGGGTTCGTCGTCACGGACGAGCGGCTGCGGACCGGCGTCGAGGGCGTCTACGCCGTGGGTGACATCGTCCCGGGCTTGCAGCTGGCCCACCGCGGCTTCGCCCAGGGCATCTTCGTCGCCGAGGAGATCGCTGGCCTCGCGCCCGCGGTGATCGAGGAGTCGGGCATACCTCGGGTCACCTACTGCGACCCCGAGATCGCCTCGGTCGGGCTCACCGAGGCCCAGGCCACCGAGAAGTTCGGCGAGGTCGACACCTACGAGTACAACCTCGGCGGCAACGGCAAGTCCCAGATCCTCCAGACCCAGGGCTTCGTCAAGCTGGTCCGTGAGAAGGACGGCCCGGTCGTCGGCGTCCACATGATCGGAGCCCGGATGGGCGAGCAGGTGGGTGAGGCCCAGCTGATCTACAACTGGGAGGCCCTGCCTTCCGATGTGGCAGCCCTGATCCACGCCCACCCCACCCAGAACGAGTCGCTCGGAGAGGCGCACCTGGCCCTGGCCGGCAAGCCGCTCCACGCACACAACTAA
- a CDS encoding TIGR01777 family oxidoreductase — translation MSQRVAVTGSSGLIGGALSRFLRERGDQVVRLVRRPAAGPHEVQWDPSARHLDPEALRGVDAVVHLAGAGVGDQRWTPAYQQQILASRVDGTATLAEALARLGDGVRLVCGSAVGFYGDRGDEVLTEESGPGDGFLSEVVRAWEAAADPAREAGLSVAHSRTGIVLAASGGAMARMLPLARLGINGPLGSGRQWWPWITLSDAVAGLAFLVDRPDLTGPVNLVGHSPDRQVDLARALGHRLHRPAVLPAPAFGIKLVLGGFSEEVLTSKRALPSRLTAAGFVHRNTDLGSALDQVLGSGQPG, via the coding sequence ATGTCGCAGCGCGTCGCCGTCACCGGGTCATCCGGTCTGATCGGCGGCGCGCTGTCGAGGTTCCTGCGCGAGCGCGGTGACCAGGTCGTCCGCCTGGTGCGCCGCCCGGCGGCCGGGCCGCACGAGGTGCAGTGGGACCCGTCCGCCCGCCACCTCGATCCGGAGGCGCTGCGCGGCGTCGACGCCGTGGTCCACCTGGCCGGCGCCGGCGTCGGCGACCAGCGGTGGACCCCCGCCTACCAGCAGCAGATCCTCGCCTCGCGGGTCGACGGCACCGCCACCCTGGCCGAGGCACTCGCCCGGCTCGGTGACGGGGTCCGGCTCGTGTGCGGATCCGCCGTCGGCTTCTACGGCGACCGCGGCGACGAGGTGCTCACCGAGGAGTCCGGGCCCGGCGACGGGTTCCTCAGCGAGGTGGTGCGCGCCTGGGAGGCGGCCGCCGACCCCGCGCGTGAGGCCGGGCTGTCGGTCGCCCACTCGCGCACGGGGATCGTCCTGGCCGCTTCCGGCGGGGCGATGGCGCGGATGCTCCCGCTGGCCCGTCTCGGCATCAACGGTCCCCTCGGCAGCGGTCGGCAGTGGTGGCCATGGATCACCTTGAGCGACGCGGTCGCTGGCTTGGCGTTCCTCGTCGACCGTCCTGACCTCACCGGCCCGGTCAACCTCGTCGGGCACTCCCCCGACCGGCAGGTCGACCTCGCCCGCGCGCTGGGTCACCGGCTCCACCGGCCAGCCGTGCTCCCCGCGCCCGCCTTCGGCATCAAGCTGGTGCTCGGCGGGTTCTCGGAGGAAGTTCTCACGAGCAAGCGCGCCCTGCCCAGCCGGCTCACCGCCGCGGGCTTCGTCCACCGGAACACCGACCTCGGGTCGGCGCTGGACCAGGTGCTCGGTAGCGGCCAGCCCGGCTGA
- a CDS encoding DUF5302 domain-containing protein produces the protein MSGSGKSHQGPSEDVKRKFREALDKKRAHAGKDVSDDHEHGKVDHAQGAATNATQQMFRRKSGG, from the coding sequence ATGTCCGGCAGCGGCAAGTCGCACCAGGGTCCGAGCGAGGACGTCAAGCGGAAGTTCCGCGAAGCCCTGGACAAGAAGCGGGCCCACGCCGGCAAGGACGTCTCCGACGACCACGAGCACGGCAAGGTCGACCACGCCCAGGGTGCGGCGACCAACGCGACGCAGCAGATGTTCCGTCGCAAGAGCGGCGGCTGA
- a CDS encoding serine/threonine-protein kinase, with amino-acid sequence MGESVTVLAPVAQTLAGLHAVGVVHGDVSPGNVLLERNGRPLVADLGVARLIGHGPEDRYGTPGFVAPEVAAGAEPTSASDVYAAGALAWWCVTGQPPGPVALRAPLGELAPGLPDAWQSVTHRALAGDPALRPTATELAVAYFDSAPCEPLRLVVGTDETSLLTQRLRDVRPAAPPATTPADHGRRSASRAPGRVRGSTPRHRHRPRSRPGRRRALPGWLVGSAVVVVVVVGGAAGVVAFGGLGGLGGLGGPGGLGTPGATAHVGSAVTAVTAARPTDLASDRLAARRDPRGLLQALADRRAAALNGARDTDLAGLADLDVAGSPAQAADLALVDAVRARHQSYRGVRLRVGSAHALATVPGARATIDAVVDTSAYAVVDPAGVARPVAAARGAPMRFSLRWVDGGWRVEEVAPVPDGPH; translated from the coding sequence GTGGGTGAGTCCGTGACCGTGCTGGCCCCCGTGGCGCAGACGCTGGCGGGGCTGCACGCGGTCGGGGTCGTCCACGGCGACGTGTCACCGGGCAACGTCCTGCTCGAGCGCAACGGTCGCCCGCTCGTCGCCGACCTGGGGGTGGCGCGGCTCATCGGCCACGGCCCCGAGGACCGTTACGGCACACCGGGATTCGTCGCTCCGGAGGTCGCCGCCGGCGCTGAGCCCACGAGCGCGTCGGACGTGTATGCCGCGGGCGCGCTGGCCTGGTGGTGCGTCACCGGGCAGCCGCCCGGGCCCGTGGCGCTGCGCGCCCCGCTCGGGGAGCTGGCGCCCGGGCTGCCCGACGCGTGGCAGTCGGTGACCCATCGGGCCCTCGCTGGCGACCCGGCGCTACGGCCGACAGCCACCGAGCTGGCGGTGGCGTACTTCGACTCCGCTCCGTGCGAGCCGCTGCGGCTCGTGGTGGGCACCGACGAGACCTCCTTGCTCACCCAGCGGCTGCGCGACGTGCGGCCGGCGGCCCCACCGGCGACGACGCCAGCCGATCACGGACGCAGGAGCGCATCCCGTGCGCCGGGTCGGGTGCGGGGGAGCACGCCAAGGCACCGACATCGTCCGCGCTCTCGTCCCGGGCGCCGACGAGCACTGCCGGGCTGGCTGGTGGGGTCGGCGGTCGTCGTGGTCGTCGTGGTCGGTGGGGCAGCCGGTGTCGTGGCGTTCGGCGGCCTGGGCGGGCTCGGCGGGCTGGGCGGTCCTGGCGGTCTTGGAACGCCAGGAGCCACCGCTCACGTCGGGAGCGCGGTCACTGCGGTCACCGCGGCGAGGCCCACCGACCTGGCCTCGGATCGACTGGCGGCGCGGCGCGACCCGCGGGGGCTCCTGCAGGCACTGGCGGATCGACGCGCGGCTGCCCTGAACGGCGCTCGCGACACCGACCTCGCCGGCCTCGCGGACCTCGATGTCGCGGGTTCACCGGCGCAGGCTGCCGACCTGGCCCTGGTTGACGCGGTCCGGGCACGGCACCAGTCCTACCGCGGCGTGCGCCTGCGGGTCGGCAGCGCACACGCGCTCGCCACGGTCCCCGGCGCCCGGGCGACCATCGATGCGGTGGTGGACACGTCGGCATACGCGGTCGTGGACCCGGCAGGGGTGGCGCGGCCGGTCGCGGCGGCCCGGGGGGCGCCGATGCGGTTCTCGCTGCGGTGGGTGGACGGCGGGTGGAGGGTCGAGGAGGTCGCACCGGTCCCCGACGGTCCCCACTGA